A region of the Bombyx mori chromosome 22, ASM3026992v2 genome:
gtaccaccgccctgcctgtttctgccgtgaagcagtaatgcgtttcgatttgaagggcgggaagccgttgtaactatacagaccttagaacttatatctcaaggtaggtggcagcatttacgttgtagatgtctatgggctccggtagccgtttaacaccaggcgagccgtgagctcgtccacacaactaagcaacaaagaaattaaaaaataaacttactaGTATACACTAGtagacacgttcttacggatccatcaaattcaataactcttgcattagtcGTCCTTAGCTCTAATACTAGAAGTAGGGCCCCGGTAGCCGTACTCATCAAtatggcaaagagttcgacgtgcaacttaacccatgcatcaatcagctcgctgagttttttACCGGATCTTCTCGGCTTCTACATGAGCTCGTGCTCGTCCACTTCTTCTGATGAGACTAGAAAGGCCTACGAGCCACTAGTACCCGTAATCCGTTGTGCCCAAAAAAGCCTGACATTTGATTAAGGCCTTTCTAAGCAGCAAAGAGCATTTTATTCTTTACATGAGTGAGCTAGCTCACGCCAACTAGGTGCTTAATGGTTACCAGTGCCCATAGAcccatcaacaacgtaaatagcgccatttaccttgagacatgagatctaaggtctcagctttacagtacaacgggtgTTGCAATGTTCAGTACGAGTACACCAGGTGTCTCATTATTTACGTCACGACAACTTCAAATCTGGAATTGaacatcaaattttaaattacctCTATTATTATATAACCTTAGTAATGTTTTTCTCTTAGAGGATAAGTGCCATTGATAGCAGAGTAGTTTAAACTAAGATGTCATTGAAACGAATGTCATTCAATAGTTGTAGAAATGAcaatgacaaaaaatatttcgaaattcAGCACAAAACAGGGAAACActgaaatttgaaattcaagtagtttattattatttactattaaaattagaataaaatgCTTCACACAATTTGTACTGgataaaaataatgatgaaTATAAGcatagttaaattaatttatattgaccgtttacttttatttatacttacatTGTTTAGCGTAACTAATTCTATGTCGGATGAATTATCAAATTATAGCGCCAGGGGCTTAATAACGAATGTCCCATATTTTTCAAGTGTGACCATAAGCGGaatgaaacaaaatattacaacatctccaattacaaaatatttaaataaagtcaACCGAAAACAGTATGAGATTATAAACATGCTTTGGAGGAAAACTAAAATATTCGTCGACATAGAAAATAACACGAGTAAATACAAATCCCAAAAAGTCAACTCGactgaaaaaacaaaacaatattttttacgaaaaaaCCTGCAAATTCCTCGTCCTTTTCCTGGTTTTCAAACTTCTACAccaagttttatagaattttattacttGCATGAAATTGATGAGTCGAATAAGGGTAATATGTTACATACAGATTCACATAAATTGGTTGATGTGAAAACAAAAATTGATAATGTTAGACATAATTCTTTAAGATCAGTtaatgctttttatttattcgatCGATTCTTCAAAACACCACAGgaaaatttatacaaaagtttcaaGACTTCCGGTAGAACAAGCTCGAATAAGCAAATTATTCTAAATGAAACTTCCTTATTTACACTAAGCACTGACCAATATTCAGAAAAAAACGAGAACATAACTCAACTTGATAAGTTGAACAAATCTATTTCATCGAAAATATTTCATGTTGATCCACGCTTTCTGCCTGAcaagaacaaaaaaagaaaaggtgTACATAATTCGACAGCAAACAAGAGAATAACTCAAGCTGAAAACTCAACATCAAAAGTTTTTCAGTACAGAAATGTTGATGTGCAGCATACCACCACAAACGACAAAGtaaaattttttgaaatttacGATAGTCAACTAGGATTTGACCACAAAGAAAGCATTGATtacataaaaatcaaaactgaaaacaaagaagaaaaaaaattactgttagAGCATCTTGATTTTGATGCAGTACAAAACAATGCCGATACAAAACTAAAGCatagaaaaaaacatattatcgaAACAAATCGTAATGGGTTTCAGATTCAAGAATCTCATAATAGCGTGACAACGTTGAATACCTCAACTAAAGAAATGAAGACTAGCAGTGGACGAATGAGAGATATCTCATTTCGTTATGAATTTGTTCCTTGGTTGAATTATCCTTTTATGGCTGTTTATGTTTACGAGCCATTACAGGTAAtagtagtttaaatattttaagaaaaaaaatactttaataataatataatatatatataatatataataatcctACTTAGTCAAAACCCaaaataatataggtatattgCGACTCTGCCAGTATCAGTCAACATTGGCTTATAGCTTCTGCCTCTTGTTTGTCTCGGCATCACGAAAATCCAGGCGGATACGGTCAATCAGCTTTCGTAACTTATTGTGGAGATAATTGGCGGCAGCTGGAGAGAATTGCCTATGTAAAATACAGCATTATCCATCCGAAATTCCGCTCTCATGATAGAGTGCGACagcagctttataatattggtaAGTTACttcaaagtattaaaaataaaatatctacctGTAATGAATGAAAAGTGAAAATAATTCAGTTTACTCGCACAGTAAATTTAGCTGTTTAGCTCGGTGTGAATTGTAGCAATTCTATTGTAAATAATTTCTCCATCAAAATGATTGAATAACTATTTCTTACTATACACACCTTAAGTCCATAAAAGGCTGACAAAATAGTCATACATTGCCACTAAGCTTTATATCGAAAACCAAATTACAGTAAAACCCGAGCCGAAAATTGAATACAAACGTTTTGTAGGGAACGAATAACACCTCGTAACCTTCAGCTTCATATTGGAATACAATAAATCGGAGCAACATCCTTTCTGGGTTCTTTGTACGATGACATGACCGATGTAAAGGAATTTCTTCACTTGAACTATTTGAAATCATTAGATTAACTTCACGTTGAATATAACTTGAGTCTTTAGGAAGTTTAATGTTACCATAATGGAACAAAAAAGGCGCGTGGACAGCCAAACGTTATCGTTTGAACTTTTGGGTATCATAAAGACCACATCTgaggatttttttctttaatttaaccACGCGATAATAGATCGTTCTAGaaaacgaaaaagaaaacataattaaGTTGTAATGGAGATGACTCCTGATAGGATAGTGACTAAAagtagttttcaataaaaataatgcaaCTTGCCACATAACAAACTATGCtcctattattattgtaaatgacATGTGAAACATGTAGAAATGaaccaaatttaaataataataaaaacagaaaaacgtCGTATTAAATACAAGTTTGTTTCTGAACAGATTTAAAAGCAATTACATTCCttcattatgtatattattcaCCGTTATCACCTATTTCAGGGCTTATTCGAGTTATAAACTCTATGACTTCATCGTGTCCGGATTGGGGACCAATATCTCTGATGTCGCATAAATTTCATGCAAATCAGAACGGGTCTAAGGCTATCGCTATCGGATGGGGCCTAGATAGGTaatagtaatgtttttttacatCCTGTGCCGAACCCTATTTTACCCATATACGTTACAAAGCTCCTAGTCAAATTCTAGCGAAGTGCCGCTTTATAACactcatttaattatattcaggCGAACTATTTTTACTGAAATTCACCGagtaaaatgaaaagaaaagtaAAGTaagaattttcaaaaaataaagtaTGGTTCAAATTTTACACTCATAGACCTTAGTTTGTCTAATTGTGCATATCATCATATACTAGTAGTTGTATAATTTTCGTACCTCAATCTCAGATTTCATGTAAAATCAACACCCTATATGTATTTACCGCAAGATAATGGAATCGCACACAAACCACACCTATTGTCGCGTATTGGTCCAGTTTTATTACATTAACTGTTTCGGTGACGCAGTACTTAACGTCTTTGACTGCGGGGCTGGGCGTCGCGAATTCGATTCCTACACTAGGCAAGTTTGTTGGCTCCTTATTTgggtaatatatatatttaatggagcgtatataagtataatatttcTGCTTCTCACAGTACAAGGAACCCTGGTAAGGAGCTAGATCGTGCCTTATTTGTCCCCgattatttattcttattttaatctaattGAAACAAGTTCGCTATAAAGGAGCCCGAAAAGACAATggaatttgtataaaatattccaacacatttattaaatttaggcATTCACTACATTGTATTTGAAATTCACGATTCCTAGAcaattttaagaaatttaaataaaaacttgacGTTGAGGCATTTACGGAATTTGCATTAAGTTAGGATCAAGAAAATTCTAAACTGCTTCATACTCGAGGGAACTaaaagtttaatatttaaataattttagataTGATTCAAGATATTCTTCTTCAAAGATGCCGAAGCAAGCTCTCTCCGTGTACGAAGCCCTTCTATATTCCAATGATTGTCCAGGGAACGTTGGGTACAggtaaaaaatatcataatatttttctCGTATTAAAGTATATAATTTCGTAAGTATATAATTTCATTTTCGACAATAGACATAACCGTTTAGAAAATATAGTTTCCTAACTGAACTGATATTGAAAATGAAGTCCAGATTCGCGACAGACGATTAATTATTCAGGCATTGATCTGCACTAATCTGTTTATTCATTACGGTAATTTATATCATGAATCATCGTTAATGAACGTAAAATATTACTTGAATTAATAGCCGGGTGCTATCTGTACTATAAACACAGTATGCCATAGAAAATGGTATTAACTCGCGCCGTGTCGACGGTTTCCATTTATGGATTTCCATTTTTACTGATGATAGGGCGTATTGTTAGAATTCACATGTAGGTACCAAATATCCCGTTTCTTCGTCGATATTTTTAGgataatacaattgaaactttgatCACATGTCTCGAAGTGAGAGTCAAAATTCATCttatgatgtctatgcgctctgACATCATTTCGGAATACCAATGCCATCGTTCAGACCACGACGAACTTCGCTGCAGAAATATATTTCAGTATCTTATCAAAGTGGTcactggaatccatagacatctacaatgttaatgccgccacccaccttgagatatgagttctaaggtctcagtacagttacaacggctgccccactctgcaaaccgaaacgcattacatcttcactgcagaaatattgtaggcagggtggtcgtacctacccgtgcagaatcacaagaggtcctaccaccagtaattacgcaaattataatattgcgtgtttttaatttttattacacgatgatattccttcaccgtgaaagtcaatcgtaaacatttgttaagtacgtatttcatgagaaaaattggtacccgcctgggattcgaacaccggtgcatcgctcaacacgaatgtaccaGACGTCTtcttctttaggccacgacgactaatataacatgtaattgtaataatttgcagaaattcaaaaaaacaattcgGAGACACTGGCACTAATAACATTTACTGCTTATCTCTGCCACGTTACTTTGGAGAAGAAAACGACCCGCAACACGGAAGTCTTCTACTTATCGGTGGGAAATTGATTGGTTTATATCTACAGGTAActttccatttttattcatACTATGCGAGTATGAAATCAATACAAAAATCTGtctgtatattaaaaattaaaaataatattatatattgttgAAAAGTCCAAGCTTTGGATCCATCCCATAGCTAGCTGGCTTCGATGAATgagtttgtatttaaattactaCTACGTAATTATCTCGTTGAAATGATATAAGCTAGAGATATATAAGAAGACTACATTAAACTGTCTACGTTTTACATTACGTTgtgtaataaatacaataatattataccaTCATTTTTCTTCACTTttagaacataaataaaatgagtTGAAACAAAATTCCATCATTTattcccggtcaccgtcctcgtcgaacccgtcgcttgcgacgaagggctcgacgagcgaattaacccacagacacagcccactgagtttctcgccggatcttctcagtgggtcgcgtttccgatccggtggtagattctgtgaagcactgctcttgctagggtcattgttagcaactctccggttgagccccgtgagctcacctacaaacgtttttttttttttttttttttctcaggaggaaatcgccggacttccacccttcactggggatggagggcggggcatgtcggagtcgaaccgactaaaacctcctgtctctcaacaaccaacgtccaaacctcgcatgagacaaaactcatgaaaaggcaagggggggaaagtgaagcgtttagtgcggagcacatctctcccatcaccctccccctcgggacgccggactggcggtcgtcggcgccacgaccaccagccctctcggtcggcaggctatccgaagcccgcctagatggcaccggttagaatggtctatcctacggaataccccgctgggtcagaaccagcgtgggttgaggatagccggccttccatcacccggatgctcatgcataaaacgcgtgcagagcagcttgcacgtcgtcttcttaggcccccttcgccggtccccaggccgacatgtgagggagacccgaaacacttagagggccagggcttgggcgagatccgcctccctggcccccgctcgacggcggcgggcctgtgcgtctctcacgcgccccgccgcctccttctgcgagatggtgcactcgcagaagtcgagcatcgccttccacgactcgtcgtcaccgagcatcgatgccacaacactcggcaacgacaagtcgtttcctatttttgcgacgaggacacggcgccacccctcccatgcggggcaggcgacgagcgtgtgctccgccgtgtccaagtcgcaaccacaatggtggcactctgccgtcggctcggctccgatccggtgcaggaactcaccgaagcaaccatgcccagtgagcacctgcgtgagccggaaagtgaggcgtcctctgtcacgattcacccagttcacaagaaccgggcgaatcgcctcgacggtcctacgaccagccgaaggatcggccagccgtctggaccatgactccagcacggaccgccgagattgggccctccgcgctctgaccacactggggctgggacgtgccatgccccgggcacgaaggtcagcccgccactgatagtcagtggcgagcgcctccgcctccaggacccaaggcggcgtcccagccagtacacacgccgcctcgaaggagatggtgcgatagccacggatgaccctgaccgcgatggtgcgttgcggccgttgcagcagcttcgctacccccacggccagggactggccccacacgggcgccccgtatagggccattgatcgcaccacccccgtatagagacggcgcgtcacctggtcaggcccccccacgttgggcagaagccggcttaacgcgccggccacccccaacaaacgagggaccaggttctgaaagtgagcacggaaggtccaacgactgtccagaatgaggccgagatacttcaactgcaccccgacctcgatacggacgcctccaaccatgatatgggcatcgacaggtggcactctccggggcctgtggaaccacatggcctcggatttactgagcgccacgtcgaggcccaatctcctgattttgccgacgacatgcgccaccccagcggtggcaagacgagcagactcagcaaaactccccccccgggccacgaccagcgtgtcgtctgcgtaacagattacgcttaggcccgggaggagggcacccctcagtacccagtcatacccgatattccacaaaagggggccaagcaccgacccctgtggaacaccgcgcacgaccgggaacctgtgtacgatcccaccgtgtccggtacacgtgaccgatctgtcctccaagtaggaacccaccagccggcgaaggtagagaggcactccgtgtctttccagtgccccccctatcacggaccagggcagggtgttaaacgcattggcgatgtcgagcgacaccgccaaggccaccccacccctggagacggcttcTTCCGAGAGAGCCcgtacgcgaaggatcgcgtccaccgttgagcggccctctcgaaagccatactgctccgccgacagatcgggtcccaccccgaccagatgctgaatgatgcgggccgccagaatgcgttccagcagcttgcccacctcatccagcaacacgatgggacggtacccggcggcagtatccgccgggcgcccctcctttctcaacagcacgagtctgcccgtcctccacgatgaaggaaaccgtcccgactcgaggcaggagttgtaaagcctcaagagtcggtcccccagggcaccaagagccaaggcccaaacccggccatggacgccgtccgggccgggcgcagtgtccttcgcgcacattttacgCACGGCCAcatggagctccgcccccgttatgtggggcacctcagcaggggcgtcGCCGCCGTTTTCCGACGggacgtccatagcgggagcgacaaatccctcccgctcctgcgggaacagcgccgagacgatgtcccgcaactgctgaggctggagacgctccgtgattgggggggcccatgggcgcattttattgcgcaccatatgatagggtcgcccccacggatcctcatccagcgtctccaagagaccctccatgtgttggttcttggctcttctgatggccagctgcaaagccctctgcgcgacgcgaaatgtgCCGTACAGCCGGGCCTCCACCaccgcgaacgcaaccggatcgttgcgccgcggcaagcgacggcggcgatgcctggcgcactcgcgcctcgcccgaacgcactccacgcggagttgcgcgatttcgggcgaccaccagtacaccTGGCGATTGGGAGGCCGAGGgctgatccggggcatcgatacGTCGCAGATGCgtcgcatcgtgtcccggaaccaccccgcttcg
Encoded here:
- the LOC101747142 gene encoding uncharacterized protein LOC101747142 isoform X1, which produces MMNISIVKLIYIDRLLLFILTLFSVTNSMSDELSNYSARGLITNVPYFSSVTISGMKQNITTSPITKYLNKVNRKQYEIINMLWRKTKIFVDIENNTSKYKSQKVNSTEKTKQYFLRKNLQIPRPFPGFQTSTPSFIEFYYLHEIDESNKGNMLHTDSHKLVDVKTKIDNVRHNSLRSVNAFYLFDRFFKTPQENLYKSFKTSGRTSSNKQIILNETSLFTLSTDQYSEKNENITQLDKLNKSISSKIFHVDPRFLPDKNKKRKGVHNSTANKRITQAENSTSKVFQYRNVDVQHTTTNDKVKFFEIYDSQLGFDHKESIDYIKIKTENKEEKKLLLEHLDFDAVQNNADTKLKHRKKHIIETNRNGFQIQESHNSVTTLNTSTKEMKTSSGRMRDISFRYEFVPWLNYPFMAVYVYEPLQVYCDSASISQHWLIASASCLSRHHENPGGYGQSAFVTYCGDNWRQLERIAYVKYSIIHPKFRSHDRVRQQLYNIGLIRVINSMTSSCPDWGPISLMSHKFHANQNGSKAIAIGWGLDRYDSRYSSSKMPKQALSVYEALLYSNDCPGNVGYRNSKKQFGDTGTNNIYCLSLPRYFGEENDPQHGSLLLIGGKLIGLYLQEERRSWGEQSAQYTGTWRLVPWVLDVAREPDEADNFNVDI
- the LOC101747142 gene encoding uncharacterized protein LOC101747142 isoform X2; its protein translation is MMNISIVKLIYIDRLLLFILTLFSVTNSMSDELSNYSARGLITNVPYFSSVTISGMKQNITTSPITKYLNKVNRKQYEIINMLWRKTKIFVDIENNTSKYKSQKVNSTEKTKQYFLRKNLQIPRPFPGFQTSTPSFIEFYYLHEIDESNKGNMLHTDSHKLVDVKTKIDNVRHNSLRSVNAFYLFDRFFKTPQENLYKSFKTSGRTSSNKQIILNETSLFTLSTDQYSEKNENITQLDKLNKSISSKIFHVDPRFLPDKNKKRKGVHNSTANKRITQAENSTSKVFQYRNVDVQHTTTNDKIQESHNSVTTLNTSTKEMKTSSGRMRDISFRYEFVPWLNYPFMAVYVYEPLQVYCDSASISQHWLIASASCLSRHHENPGGYGQSAFVTYCGDNWRQLERIAYVKYSIIHPKFRSHDRVRQQLYNIGLIRVINSMTSSCPDWGPISLMSHKFHANQNGSKAIAIGWGLDRYDSRYSSSKMPKQALSVYEALLYSNDCPGNVGYRNSKKQFGDTGTNNIYCLSLPRYFGEENDPQHGSLLLIGGKLIGLYLQEERRSWGEQSAQYTGTWRLVPWVLDVAREPDEADNFNVDI
- the LOC101747142 gene encoding uncharacterized protein LOC101747142 isoform X3, encoding MFTSHYSISQHWLIASASCLSRHHENPGGYGQSAFVTYCGDNWRQLERIAYVKYSIIHPKFRSHDRVRQQLYNIGLIRVINSMTSSCPDWGPISLMSHKFHANQNGSKAIAIGWGLDRYDSRYSSSKMPKQALSVYEALLYSNDCPGNVGYRNSKKQFGDTGTNNIYCLSLPRYFGEENDPQHGSLLLIGGKLIGLYLQEERRSWGEQSAQYTGTWRLVPWVLDVAREPDEADNFNVDI